One part of the Anopheles coustani chromosome 2, idAnoCousDA_361_x.2, whole genome shotgun sequence genome encodes these proteins:
- the LOC131264118 gene encoding cingulin: protein MSNQSLVTNDAADVLDTILGKLPVVPSGEFGGEPTVGGPQVASGAATSDGVKPDSLRRLAKLRHKLARQSNIMGELKRKIREKESMKPKADCDREELSFLRNRLQKEAELQRKLLEEVIAEQQRQGIDGAEWQSIRLCPDKVDEFSANPWTMGSVSMDEGMRSSCDSNLSTRSSSSGERICEAKLTERFEKELLNRDRVIEILQARLERLSVDVRKVRQGNEVRGTKRDPKPVASVPHFCESDMLHRLEFYRENTDRLGKNLEQMEQALQCIQKELGPLGDEPKVSSKLRHSETTEVPNNTRSSSCVYDDPPVSGRVVQSPKDMESQKQYSLLLHEYTKKTTECRQLSERLAKSQAGPSDPLPEETEREVLKKRCTELLDEQDQFRVLIREQATQLEDYRAKYLDAQQKTEEQRLQLDKLRHTNKRVEAQINHEVELIKRKFQDKLRELTPYPRLLEEAEAKSEQLKESNQTLYSELERALKQAKTLEDRLASVHAAKDAELQQALQHSQLELEQLREQLKQLVTEKQQSDESALQARQELDDFRTESARIIARTNDRMEQERRTAQQRYAKLETELARCRAEASFTISNREEALREMHNQIRVLSGSFDDAQLQIRSLRNQLSYLQNEKLVCLQ, encoded by the coding sequence ATGTCGAACCAGTCGTTGGTGACGAACGATGCTGCGGATGTGTTGGATACAATTCTTGGCAAGCTGCCGGTGGTACCCAGCGGGGAGTTCGGCGGGGAACCGACGGTCGGTGGTCCGCAGGTGGCGAGTGGTGCTGCCACTTCCGACGGTGTCAAACCAGATTCGTTAAGGCGATTGGCAAAACTGCGCCACAAGCTGGCACGGCAGAGCAACATAATGGGGGAGCTGAAACGGAAGATACGGGAGAAAGAATCCATGAAGCCGAAGGCGGACTGTGACCGGGAGGAGTTGTCGTTCCTTCGCAACCGTTTGCAGAAGGAGGCGGAGTTGCAGCGCAAGCTGCTAGAGGAAGTGATCGCGGAGCAGCAACGCCAAGGCATTGATGGGGCCGAGTGGCAATCGATCCGTCTGTGCCCGGATAAGGTCGACGAGTTCAGTGCCAACCCGTGGACGATGGGGAGTGTGTCGATGGACGAGGGTATGCGATCTTCTTGCGACTCCAATCTTTCGACTCGATCCAGTAGCTCCGGCGAACGGATCTGCGAAGCGAAACTAACCGAACGGTTCGAGAAGGAGCTACTCAATCGGGATCGCGTCATAGAGATTTTGCAGGCGAGGCTCGAGAGACTGTCGGTGGATGTACGCAAGGTGCGGCAGGGGAACGAAGTTCGCGGGACGAAACGCGATCCGAAACCGGTAGCGTCAGTGCCGCATTTTTGTGAGTCCGACATGCTGCACAGGCTGGAGTTCTATCGCGAGAATACAGACAGGTTGGGAAAGAACTTGGAACAGATGGAGCAGGCTCTACAGTGCATCCAGAAAGAGTTGGGCCCGCTAGGGGACGAACCAAAGGTGTCTTCTAAACTACGCCATTCGGAGACAACCGAGGTTCCGAACAATACTCGTTCGTCGAGCTGTGTGTATGACGACCCTCCAGTATCGGGGCGGGTTGTCCAAAGTCCGAAGGATATGGAGTCCCAGAAGCAGTACAGCTTGTTGCTGCACGAGTACACCAAAAAGACAACGGAGTGTCGGCAACTGTCTGAGCGGTTAGCGAAGTCCCAGGCAGGTCCCAGTGATCCGTTGCCCGAAGAAACCGAGCGAGAGGTGCTGAAGAAGCGGTGTACAGAGCTGTTGGACGAACAGGACCAGTTTCGGGTATTGATCCGCGAGCAAGCGACCCAACTCGAGGACTACCGGGCCAAATATCTAGACGCGCAGCAGAAAACCGAAGAGCAGCGGCTACAGCTGGACAAACTGCGCCACACCAACAAGCGGGTCGAGGCCCAGATCAACCACGAGGTCGAGCTGATCAAGCGCAAGTTCCAGGACAAGCTGCGCGAGCTTACGCCATATCCTCGATTGCTCGAAGAGGCAGAGGCAAAATCGGAACAGTTGAAGGAATCCAACCAAACACTTTACTCCGAGCTGGAGCGTGCCCTTAAGCAGGCCAAAACACTCGAAGACCGACTTGCCAGTGTACACGCCGCAAAGGACGCCGAACTTCAGCAAGCCCTTCAGCACTCGCAGCTAGAGCTAGAGCAGCTTCGGGAGCAACTAAAGCAGCTTGTCACCGAAAAGCAGCAATCAGACGAATCCGCTCTGCAGGCACGGCAGGAGTTGGACGATTTCCGAACGGAAAGCGCCCGGATTATCGCTCGAACCAACGACCGAATGGAGCAGGAACGCAGGACGGCCCAACAAAGGTACGCCAAGCTGGAGACGGAACTGGCGCGCTGCCGGGCGGAGGCATCGTTCACCATTTCGAACCGCGAAGAAGCTCTGCGCGAGATGCACAACCAAATCCGGGTGCTCTCCGGCAGTTTCGACGATGCGCAGCTTCAAATTCGCTCCCTACGAAATCAGCTGTCCTACCTTCAGAACGAGAAGCTGGTCTGTTTGCAATGA